In Mucilaginibacter celer, one DNA window encodes the following:
- a CDS encoding YciI family protein, with translation MIHASAYKDPHHVMLFFEENDNTAHALQCLSARENYYQNLKNSGKVVMSGNFWNQDKNFIIVYVSNDVELEQIIENDPALQQNVLELVRAMPF, from the coding sequence ATGATACATGCATCAGCCTATAAAGATCCGCATCATGTGATGCTGTTTTTTGAAGAGAATGATAATACTGCGCATGCCCTGCAATGCCTGTCAGCAAGGGAAAATTATTATCAAAACCTTAAAAATAGCGGCAAGGTGGTGATGAGCGGCAACTTCTGGAACCAGGATAAAAACTTTATCATCGTTTACGTTTCAAACGATGTGGAGCTGGAGCAAATTATTGAAAACGACCCTGCTTTGCAGCAAAATGTGCTTGAACTGGTGAGGGCCATGCCTTTTTAA
- a CDS encoding TetR/AcrR family transcriptional regulator: protein MRPRDEHKEQQIRQKAIEMIVSDGLDGFGINKLAKAAGVSPATIYIYYKDKEELITSLCISAAEKMMAFSLQNFSPDMDFAEGLKVQWYNRLHYFLHNPLDMEFIEIMRYTNFYEKVSQMLSTNFGSVLGLFMRNAEEKKQLLPLPFEVYWAIAYAPLYQLIKFHTQGNSYVNSSFVLDDKLMDQTLQLVLKALKP, encoded by the coding sequence ATGCGACCACGCGACGAACATAAAGAGCAACAAATTCGCCAAAAGGCGATAGAAATGATAGTTAGCGATGGCCTCGATGGTTTTGGCATTAATAAACTGGCCAAAGCGGCAGGGGTATCGCCGGCTACCATCTATATTTATTATAAAGACAAGGAAGAACTTATTACCAGCCTGTGTATAAGCGCCGCCGAAAAAATGATGGCTTTCAGCCTTCAAAACTTTTCGCCCGATATGGATTTTGCCGAAGGACTTAAGGTACAATGGTATAACCGGCTGCACTATTTTTTGCATAACCCGCTCGATATGGAGTTTATCGAGATTATGCGTTATACCAACTTTTACGAAAAGGTGAGCCAGATGCTCAGCACAAATTTCGGATCGGTGCTGGGGCTGTTTATGCGCAATGCCGAGGAGAAGAAACAGCTTTTGCCCCTGCCTTTTGAGGTTTACTGGGCTATAGCTTACGCGCCGCTTTATCAGCTTATAAAATTTCATACCCAGGGAAACAGTTATGTAAACAGCAGTTTTGTGCTGGATGATAAGCTGATGGACCAAACCCTCCAACTGGTATTAAAAGCCCTCAAACCATAA
- a CDS encoding S24 family peptidase, with the protein MEEGSKPNKIKTIRPETLEFIILYNQLKGKAFGGNAQLAEILGFNSTSSITEIMKSRQNIDPEKLRIFKEYFKDYISGEKSKNFSEQKPVKKQSEGIPMYEISATASGVEVYNDINDSQPVGHMNFPGIEDCDFALPVWGHSMYPYLENGCWVALKIIHDKKILPGEVYYIEWGDYRMYKRLLAGDSPDEVIAHSDNTTEMIGNRLKYAPFIIKVNDIKKLCLVKDIHKKHNH; encoded by the coding sequence ATGGAAGAAGGATCAAAACCCAACAAAATAAAGACTATCCGACCCGAAACACTCGAGTTTATCATTCTATACAATCAATTAAAAGGAAAAGCCTTTGGCGGAAATGCGCAACTGGCAGAAATATTGGGCTTTAATTCAACAAGCTCCATTACCGAGATCATGAAGAGCCGGCAGAACATCGATCCAGAAAAACTCCGTATTTTTAAAGAATATTTTAAAGATTACATTTCAGGAGAAAAAAGTAAAAATTTTTCTGAACAAAAACCTGTAAAAAAACAGAGTGAAGGCATCCCGATGTACGAAATTTCGGCTACAGCATCGGGTGTTGAGGTATATAATGACATTAACGATTCGCAGCCGGTAGGCCACATGAACTTCCCCGGTATTGAAGATTGCGACTTTGCGCTACCGGTTTGGGGCCATAGTATGTACCCCTACCTCGAAAACGGCTGCTGGGTTGCACTGAAAATAATCCATGATAAAAAAATATTGCCAGGCGAGGTTTATTATATTGAATGGGGCGATTACAGGATGTATAAACGCCTGCTGGCAGGCGATAGCCCCGACGAGGTAATTGCACACTCGGATAATACCACCGAAATGATTGGCAACCGCTTAAAATATGCGCCGTTCATTATCAAGGTAAATGATATCAAAAAACTTTGCCTGGTTAAGGATATTCACAAAAAACATAACCACTAA
- a CDS encoding VOC family protein, with protein MMTATLKLNHINLTVTDVAASAHFFEQHFGFKIAEVKGENMLAILEGTGGFVLVLMADTSNRKGNNTYPEMFHIGFLVDTADEVNKIYEGLKKAGLATERAPGNLRGGFGFYFNAPGGILTEVTCLTQN; from the coding sequence ATGATGACCGCAACTTTAAAACTTAACCATATTAATTTAACTGTGACGGATGTTGCAGCCAGCGCGCATTTTTTTGAACAGCACTTTGGTTTTAAAATCGCCGAAGTGAAAGGCGAAAATATGTTGGCCATATTGGAAGGCACAGGCGGTTTTGTTTTGGTGCTAATGGCCGATACCTCTAACCGTAAGGGAAATAACACCTATCCCGAAATGTTTCACATCGGTTTTTTAGTTGATACTGCCGATGAGGTAAATAAGATTTATGAGGGGCTTAAGAAAGCCGGACTTGCTACCGAAAGGGCACCGGGAAATTTGCGCGGGGGCTTTGGGTTTTATTTTAATGCACCGGGCGGTATTTTAACCGAAGTTACCTGTTTAACACAAAATTAA
- a CDS encoding DMT family protein, which translates to MKALRTIGFLFISNTFMTFAWYGHLKFKEYAWGKNLSLIAIILISWGLAFFEYLFQVPANEGGFKENGGPFSLVELKTIQEAITLTVFMVFTTLLFKNEKLGWNHLVGFGLIVLAVFVIFKKW; encoded by the coding sequence ATGAAGGCTTTACGTACAATCGGTTTTCTGTTTATATCCAACACATTCATGACTTTTGCCTGGTACGGGCATCTAAAATTTAAGGAATACGCCTGGGGCAAAAACCTCAGCCTGATAGCCATTATCCTCATCAGCTGGGGCCTGGCTTTTTTCGAATACCTGTTCCAGGTGCCTGCCAACGAGGGTGGCTTTAAAGAAAACGGTGGTCCTTTCTCATTGGTAGAGCTAAAAACTATCCAGGAGGCTATTACACTTACCGTATTTATGGTATTTACCACCCTGCTTTTTAAAAACGAAAAGCTGGGCTGGAACCATTTGGTTGGTTTTGGTTTGATAGTGCTGGCCGTGTTTGTGATTTTTAAAAAGTGGTAA
- a CDS encoding tetratricopeptide repeat protein: MKKILLLLLLPLYSFAQTAGTYIQNGNTKANQRDYKGAIQDFTRAIELDNKNAEAFYYRANAYGNTKDYKAAITDYTRATTLKPGLTNAYLYKANAEAAIQDYQTAIADFDHAINLGPKTADMFHYRANAKSNMNDYAGAIADFTTALQYTPNDADLYKYRGLAKNNKGDFAAAIADYNMAIKLSPRSAEVYQYMAGTKANINDYKGAIADYTNSLTLNPNNAEAYFYRANIKAKLTDYKSAVDDYKKAAAINPNIPNLLLYMANAQNSMGDGKGSLDYFNKTIGQFPNNGKLYAYRGIVKSDQKDNQGALDDFDKAIALGEKNADIYQSRSFSKLALGDHAGAKLDADTAISLNPNSVSAYITLSKAKMAMKDTAGVIADLTKAIGLNSKSDEAYLARGDAYRDLGVPLAAINDYTKAIAINPAYTYAFLNRAIEKNKMADYAAAVKDLEKLISLSPQQQTGYQRLGNINNFYKYTNNGVQLFTAAIALNPANANYYLYRGEAKAAAGDDKGAMADYNTAAIKSPKNITILLKRAIARADMEDNNGAILDLTSALKIDSLSDSTAMVWQTRGAVKLKQKNYKDAIADLDRAVSVYSTDETFLLRGDAKLALKDYAGAADDYHNATYMNEKNVKAYAHSGLAKSYIGDAQGVKDDFTAALKLEPNNAGTLVDRATAKINLKDPNGAIQDCNTAISIDSKNSRAYLHRGLAKMVINDKTGACADMNKALAMGLKEAAEYVSKYCR; the protein is encoded by the coding sequence ATGAAAAAAATTCTGCTTCTACTTCTGTTACCGTTATATTCATTTGCCCAAACTGCGGGCACTTACATCCAAAATGGCAACACCAAAGCCAACCAGCGCGACTACAAAGGTGCCATACAGGATTTTACCCGTGCTATTGAATTAGACAACAAAAATGCCGAAGCCTTTTATTACAGGGCGAATGCCTACGGCAATACTAAAGATTACAAAGCGGCCATTACCGATTACACCCGCGCCACAACTTTAAAACCCGGCTTAACCAACGCATACCTGTATAAAGCAAATGCCGAAGCGGCCATACAGGATTACCAAACTGCCATTGCCGACTTTGACCACGCCATTAACCTGGGCCCCAAAACGGCCGACATGTTTCACTACCGGGCCAATGCCAAAAGCAACATGAACGATTACGCAGGTGCAATTGCCGATTTTACCACAGCCCTGCAGTACACGCCCAACGATGCTGATTTATATAAATATCGCGGCCTTGCCAAAAACAATAAAGGTGATTTTGCCGCAGCTATAGCTGATTACAACATGGCTATTAAACTAAGCCCGCGAAGCGCCGAGGTTTATCAGTACATGGCGGGTACCAAAGCCAATATAAATGATTACAAGGGTGCCATTGCCGATTACACCAACTCGCTTACCCTTAACCCTAATAATGCCGAAGCTTATTTTTACCGCGCAAATATTAAAGCCAAACTTACTGATTATAAGAGCGCCGTTGACGATTATAAAAAAGCTGCTGCCATTAATCCGAACATTCCAAACTTGCTGCTTTATATGGCCAATGCGCAAAACAGCATGGGCGATGGTAAGGGATCGCTTGATTATTTTAACAAAACCATCGGCCAGTTTCCAAACAATGGTAAATTGTACGCCTACCGGGGTATTGTAAAAAGCGACCAGAAAGATAATCAGGGCGCGTTGGATGATTTTGATAAGGCCATAGCACTTGGCGAAAAAAACGCAGATATTTATCAAAGCCGTTCGTTTTCAAAACTGGCTTTGGGTGATCATGCCGGAGCCAAACTGGATGCGGATACCGCAATTAGTTTAAACCCGAACAGCGTAAGTGCCTACATCACGCTAAGCAAGGCCAAAATGGCTATGAAGGATACCGCCGGTGTAATTGCCGATTTAACCAAAGCCATTGGCTTAAACAGCAAAAGCGACGAAGCTTACCTTGCCCGGGGCGACGCCTATCGCGATTTGGGTGTACCGCTGGCAGCAATTAATGATTATACCAAAGCCATTGCCATTAACCCGGCCTACACTTATGCATTCCTGAACCGGGCTATCGAAAAAAACAAAATGGCGGATTATGCTGCGGCAGTAAAAGATCTGGAAAAACTGATCAGCCTTTCTCCTCAGCAACAAACCGGTTATCAGCGCCTGGGTAATATTAACAACTTTTATAAATACACCAACAACGGTGTTCAGTTATTTACAGCAGCCATAGCATTAAATCCGGCCAATGCCAATTATTATCTTTATCGCGGCGAGGCTAAGGCGGCTGCCGGCGATGATAAAGGCGCAATGGCCGATTATAATACGGCAGCAATAAAAAGCCCCAAAAACATCACCATATTGCTAAAACGCGCTATAGCCCGGGCCGATATGGAAGATAACAACGGCGCTATACTGGATTTAACAAGTGCTTTGAAAATTGATTCGCTTTCCGATTCTACTGCAATGGTCTGGCAAACCCGGGGTGCTGTTAAATTGAAGCAAAAAAATTATAAGGACGCTATTGCCGATCTTGACCGTGCTGTGTCAGTTTACTCAACCGATGAAACATTTTTATTGCGGGGCGACGCCAAACTGGCGCTGAAAGATTATGCCGGGGCAGCCGATGATTATCACAACGCCACCTACATGAACGAGAAAAACGTTAAAGCTTACGCCCACAGCGGCCTTGCCAAAAGTTATATAGGCGATGCCCAGGGTGTAAAAGACGATTTTACTGCGGCGCTTAAACTCGAACCCAACAATGCCGGTACGCTTGTTGACAGGGCAACGGCCAAAATTAATCTTAAAGACCCCAACGGGGCCATACAGGATTGCAACACCGCCATCAGCATCGATTCAAAAAACAGCAGAGCTTACTTACATCGGGGCCTCGCCAAAATGGTAATTAATGATAAAACAGGCGCCTGCGCCGATATGAATAAGGCGCTTGCCATGGGCTTAAAAGAAGCAGCAGAATATGTAAGTAAATATTGCAGGTAA
- a CDS encoding GNAT family N-acetyltransferase produces the protein MNLVAGVVPVMIAAGNFQWNQDYPNAEVFADDISLNQLWVAEIDGQIAGVSAITTDQDEEYADAGLDITQTAIVTHRLAVSIHHQGRGVAAALLQQAETEAQTRGIKALRVDTNTANHATQKLFPKLGYSLAGEISLKIRPGLRFLCYEKRIE, from the coding sequence ATGAACCTCGTAGCCGGTGTGGTACCTGTAATGATAGCTGCCGGCAATTTTCAGTGGAATCAGGATTATCCCAACGCCGAAGTTTTTGCAGATGATATCAGCCTTAACCAGCTTTGGGTAGCTGAGATTGACGGGCAAATAGCCGGCGTATCAGCCATCACCACCGATCAGGACGAAGAGTATGCTGATGCCGGCCTCGATATTACCCAAACTGCCATCGTTACCCACAGACTTGCAGTAAGCATTCATCACCAGGGCCGTGGTGTGGCCGCTGCACTTTTACAACAGGCCGAAACAGAAGCACAAACCAGGGGAATTAAAGCGCTCAGAGTTGACACCAACACCGCAAACCATGCAACACAAAAACTGTTTCCTAAATTGGGTTATAGCCTGGCCGGAGAGATCAGTTTAAAAATACGCCCCGGCCTTAGGTTTTTATGTTATGAAAAAAGGATTGAATAG
- a CDS encoding helix-turn-helix transcriptional regulator, which translates to MSDEAIIKRLKVVVKEHGGQLGLAGAIGVDQGFISKVINKKQDISYYLIRKLCFQLKYSPEWLILGTGEKMINKPESAKLITEIQMMRTEVDILQARMRAYEIELKELREQLHVSEKKAV; encoded by the coding sequence ATGTCTGATGAAGCTATTATAAAACGGTTAAAGGTTGTTGTGAAAGAACACGGCGGCCAGTTAGGACTTGCGGGAGCCATTGGGGTTGACCAGGGCTTCATCAGCAAGGTGATCAACAAAAAGCAGGATATAAGCTATTATCTCATCCGTAAACTTTGTTTTCAGCTCAAATACTCGCCCGAATGGCTTATCCTCGGCACAGGCGAAAAAATGATCAACAAACCCGAGTCGGCCAAACTGATCACCGAGATTCAGATGATGCGTACCGAAGTTGATATTTTACAGGCCCGGATGCGCGCTTATGAAATAGAGCTTAAAGAATTGCGCGAACAGCTGCATGTGTCCGAAAAAAAAGCTGTGTAA
- a CDS encoding YnfA family protein: MNIIKSLAVFIIAGLCEIGGGYLIWLWLKSDKPLWYGITGAIILALYGVVATWQSAGFGRVYAAYGGIFILMALLWAWKVDGFKPDKYDIIGAIIAMLGACIIIFFPRNK; this comes from the coding sequence ATGAATATTATCAAATCTTTAGCTGTTTTTATCATTGCCGGCCTTTGCGAAATTGGCGGCGGATACCTGATCTGGTTATGGCTAAAATCCGACAAACCGTTGTGGTATGGTATCACCGGCGCAATTATCCTTGCATTGTACGGCGTAGTGGCTACCTGGCAAAGTGCAGGCTTTGGCAGAGTGTATGCGGCCTACGGAGGCATTTTTATACTGATGGCCCTGCTCTGGGCCTGGAAAGTTGACGGCTTTAAGCCCGATAAGTATGATATAATTGGTGCAATTATAGCCATGCTTGGCGCTTGCATTATTATCTTTTTCCCACGTAACAAGTAA